CAGTATTTCTGTCAAGATTTCAAATCACTAGTCTTAGAATGCAAGTTCTAGTGCTTACAAGAGAATTCCTTctaagagaattaaaaatgcatactAACTCTTCCTGCTGACAAAAGGTATCACAAAAATAAGCCCCTTGTTCACCCTGAACTTCTGGGATGCAACAAACTCTGGAGTTTGAGGAGTGCTTTGATCTTGTTTTGATCGTTTTTAATATGTAATAACTATTATCCATAATCAGATTACCTGTGAATGGACCAATTAATGAGTGCAGTACCTGCCGGAATCCTGCAGAATTATTAGCTGAAACACTGTACAAACACAACTAAgctatttttcaaaagctgaagtCCAGAAGCTGCTCAAACCCATTTTCCACTCTTTGTGAACCTTAATCTAATAAACCCTGTGAACAATGAACTAGATGAACTAAGTACAACAAAACACGACTGGCTTCAGGTGGAGTCTGCTAGGACAACAGGCAGTCTGACGTGACCTGCGAACAACAGCTACAtcagatgaaaacaaatttgaTGCAAAGCTGCAGGAAAGATGCCCCTCGAGCAGCAGTGCTGGTTCTAGggtgaggcgggggggggctgtaCAGGCCCTGGGCCTAATACCTGCTACTGCACAATCCCAGGTCAGGCTAAAGCCTGCGCCCTGACCCGCAAGCCACCCAGCTGCAATCAGCGCAACACGGGTGCAACAGTCAGGCACCAGCAAtacagaagcagaggaaatctATCCCGCTAAACCGGAATTAAACCCGCGGGACATCACCCCGCTGCTCGGAGCGCGCTGGCCCCGCAGGAGCCCGGCCGGGCCCGGGAAGGGAGCGGGACCGAAGGCGGCGGCCGATGGGGcgctccctgcccaccccccccacctcccccgcACGGCGCCCTCAGGGCTCTCCCGCTCTCATGCGGCCCCTCATCACCCCCATGCCACACGGGGCAACCCGACCGccttaaaaaatacataaaacaagGGTCCCGGCTCCCTTGGGGGGCGGGCAGACGCCGGGCGGAGGCCCGGCGCAGGCTGACCGGCTCCGGGTCCCGTCGACCCCTGCAGGCAGCGCGCCAAAGGCTGCGCGGCCCCGGTGCCCGCGGGCGGGCAGCCCCTCGCCTCACCCTCCTCCTCGTCCTGGAAGCTGAGCAGGCTGGCCCGCGGAACCTCTTTGTTCTCCCGCGGCCGCTTCTTCTCCTTGGGGCGCCCGGTCCCCGGCAGCCCGTTGCCTTGTTgaggcggaggcggcggcggggggggcaggagggcgGACGCCGGCAGAGCCCCCAGGCCTGCCCTGTCGCCTCCCACCAGGCCCAGCCCCAAGCCGAGAGCCGCGCCGTAACTAGCGGCGCAGGCGAAGGCCGCGGGGCTGCCGGGCAGGGCGAGGGGCACGCAGCCGGCGGGCAGCGGCAGGAGCCCGGAGCCTGCCGCCAGCGCCATGGAGGCCTCGCCGGgcccttccccccccgccccggccgccggCGCCGGCTCCTGAGGCGGCTCCTCGTCGcgctcctcgtcctcctcctccgaGTCGTTCCGCTTCCGCACGTTCACCCTCCGCGCCTTGCGGAACATCCCGCCGGGTACCGACCCGCCGCGCCGCTCCGGCACCGCCCGCTCCCGCCACCCCGCGCCGCGGCCCAGGCCCGGCTCCCCGAGCATGATAGCCGCCGCGCCGGCGGCCACAGCGCCCCCTGCCGCCCGTCACCCGCTGCTGCTCACCCGCCAACGGCGAGCGGCCGCCCGACCATAGAGAGACGGCGGAGACGGAGGATAGAGCGTGCGCGGTGGGGAGCGTAGAGAGGCAGGGCTAGAGCGGCCCGCATCCCCGCCCACCGCTCCCCCACTCTTCCTTTCCCAGgggccgccgctgccgccaTCTTGTGTGGAAAAAGCAGCGCGAGCCGGTGTCGCGCGTCACGTGGCCGCGCGGCCCGCGAGCGGGGcggaggaggagctgcagcgCGCGCCCCGCGTGGAAGTGCAGCGTGacgggaggggggtggggggaagggcGGCCGGTGTGCCCCCAGGGTAAGGGGGGCGTCCAGCCTCGGCCTCCCCATCCCCGCCCCGGTGGGCTTGTTTTCCACAGCCAGCTTGGGGACGGCGGCAGCGGCATGCGGAGAGGGTGCAAGTACCCGGGCAGCGCCCATCCTCCGTCATCTGGGCGGCGAGAGTGCTGGCGTCAGCCGGGTCCTCTGCCGGAaagcccctgccctccctgaggAAATCTTGGCTTCTGGCTTGGAGCGGGGAAATAACGTGGCGGTCCACTGGCGCTAAGTAGTAGCGTCTTTCGTGTGCAGGGCCCTTTGGGGTTCGGTTTCATCTCGGCTGGGAAACAGCAGCCAGTCGAGCCGGCCTCGGTGGGCCCTGCGTCGACTAAAAGAAAAACTCAGTTTGGTGGCAGATGCAGAAAGGTGGCTGGCCTTTTTAGAGACAAGTCCCTCCAAGTACAAGCCCTGGGCACTGGAGGGACCTCTTTTCAGCCTTCCCGCCATATCAGGAGGGCCTGACTCCCGTGCAGCCCGCCTTTGGCAGCCACCCTGGGAGCCTGcccaggaggagaggctggggtgTAACtgtgggataggggccgtgaaacagaaactatagaatgaGTTTGAGgtaattagtttgtaaccaaggtaatgggtaatgaagctaactggCCATGacaaggtacaatgctgctatgttccatgtacagtccctaccaaaccgAACAATAGGTTCGGAGATACTAATCTTAcgaagtaagttgttatggacaggtgcacccacagcaagggtactgcgcatgcctgcaagaagagggttaTCCAGCGGATACGGGTGCGCGACCACTGGCAACCACCAGAGACACCTTGAAGACCACGGATgcaaatcactgagcatgcgtgacggggaggagaatatgtaaatgcattccaagaaatgattatcataggactgccttttctgagaaagatggtgaatatgtatgttttgatcttacataacctgtgtgttggtgatcacctggcatgcacgttgggtggagctatcccccgtgcatccagcgctgcaataaagaatgcctgccttttaataCTACATTGGTGTTAAGAGGTTTATTCCCTGGTTTCAGTGacaggggggctgggggctggctggCCGCCCACCgcctctctctggctgcacaGCAGGGTCTACTGTCGAAAGCATTGCGTTACTGTCGTGTTGTTCCCAATCTGTATTGACTTCCCAAAGTCACACCAGAATTACTAGtaggaaggaaaatgtaaatttacagCTCCTATTTCCgtttttttctgatagaaaaACCCTTTACCTCAGTTTCTGTTGATTGGCATATCCAATAATCATGCGTCAAGGTTACAGGCTGGCGAATGCATACAGGTTGAACCTGATACATGGAGAATGAAACCATTGTGTGTATAAAGATTAATTGCTATAAATAGATGATCAAATGCCATAGAGTGTTGAGTGTGGTTGAGCGTATCTTACACTGGGATTTAAAACAGATTcaccaaataattatttttgcagagtGATGCTTAATGTACCACTTTGTGTGGTTTACGTGCAGACAAAAGAAACCTCCACCAAGAGAACTAATAAAATGCACAACATATGCGGTATATGCTTTGTATGCGTTGCTCTGAAGAAATTCTGTGAGCTTCTAACGCAGTTCTTTCCTATGGCAGAGCCATATAAAATTGAGATTGGGAGAATCAGGTTCTTGGTATCTGCTGGAGAAGAACAAGGGAGTTAAAAAGATCACTGCAGTATTGGTGCCATGGTTTTCTGCTGCACGTGTAAttgggaggatttttttcctgattctggGAAAATCTCTGCAGTGCTTACGTGGGCATGGGAATAAAAGGTCTTTTACGTCAGCCTTATTCAGAACACTACCGTGGCAAAAGTAACTGAAACTGTAATTTGCAGTGTTAGTAAACCCATGGATTTATTAATCTCATGGTTTCTTCCCAACAAGGCCAGAATATGTTCTCAGTGTTGCACGTGTAATTTTTGAACAGCAACAGCTGCCAGTCATTGCTGTTGTGGCGATGGGGAAGTACTGTGTTATTTAGCACATTTTCTACTAGAGGGCAGCAGAGCCTAAGTGAATTCGCTGAAGATCATTCAGGTTTGATTTTCCCACATTTTAGAGAGGGTTGGTAGCATTTAGAAATcaatatatttgtgtgtgcCAGCtctaattattgttatttttttacaacACTATCCTGTGCAGGATTAGTGACTAGCCAGTTTGTGAAGGCAAGGTTAGCACTCTTTGCACAGACAGTTGGAGTATGGGATTCCTGGGCAGACAGTATGAATTATTTGCCTGTGTCTGTAATACATTTAAGGCATGTAACGTGCTCAGAACACGTCCATCCGCACCGCGCTGCCAATCTCTGtcagcccagctccagctcctaACTGTTTTGTAACCTATAACACAATCATGAGAGGCATCGCTAGAAATATTTGTGATTTGGGGAGAAGGCTTACGCTTAATGCAATAGTTGCTGCCTTGTTGATTTCAGTAGGAAAGCTCAACAATAATGGAAAGTGTGCATGTATTTAAGTATTGTGAACAATAAAGTTTTGCTTCCTAACAAAACTGCTCCATCACTGAGTACAGTTATAGAAAAAGTCTTTGTTCAAAGttgttaaaacaaattcattGTTTCCTCAAAATCTTGATAGCCATTCCCCTCAGTACACATATGTTATCCCAATTTCATGTAATTCTTTGCTGGCAATGCAAGACTTGTTATGTTAGGACTTGCTATTCCAAAGCCTTTTTTGTACTATGTGGATGGATCCCAGCCTTAATTGTATCTCACAAAATGCAAATCCTGCAGACATGGGCAAGGAGCAGACTTTGGGCTATATACATAGTCCCAACGTACGTTTTTCAGGGGATGGCCATCTTTCTCCTGCAACATGTCTGAAAATTGTCTGCTACATGTCTGCCAGAAGCCTCGCCTCCCTTACCAGAGGAggtctttctcctttctcattgGGGAGAACATGAACAGAGCTTGCCATTAGCACAAAAGATGAAGTCAAGTTCCCTGCGTTTGGGGAAATTGCAGGCATCAGCGCAGGCACTGGCACTGCCAACGTGCCGGAGAAGGGCCTTTCCCTGGGAAAAACACCTTTGCGAGCGCAGTGTCTCACCTGCCAGGTGGCCTCTTTCCCAGTGCTCTCCCATGACGTGCGCCATGCCTCGGCAGAGAACACGGCTTTCCTGGTTGTCCCCCAAACACACCTGCGGTTCTGCCCTGAGGTTGGAGGCTGCCTGCCTAGCCCGTCCCTGCTTTCGTTAGAGGCTGTGCcgcccagccccagcagaggGTTCCCAGCTCTGACCGAGTACCAGAGGAGAGCAAGGACAACTCAGTGCTCCCAGTTTGAGTAACCTCTGACCACCTCCCACTCTTGAACCTGACAGCAGTGTATGTATGTATCAACAGGGGCACAGCCAGCAGATGGAGGCAAGCGATTGCTCCCCTTGTCCCAGCGCGTACTAGACTGCATAATGGAGTACTGCATGTAGTTTTGTCCCCGCCTCACCCCAGTGCAAGGAGGATATGGATCAAGTGAAGTGGTCCAGTGGAGAGCCGCCAAGATGATCAGGGGCTGGTGCGTGTGGCTgtgagggagctgggcttgcttggcctggagaagggaaggctgggGTTAACGCATGGAAAAGCGTttccccatgaggacaggcAGGCAGTGGGGCAGGTTGTGCAGGCTCCATCCTTGGGGGTTTTTGAGACCCGACTGCAGAAAACCCTGAGCTGCCTGGTCTGATCCCAGAGGTGGCCCTGCTTGGGGCAGGGGGTTGGAGAGAAGACCTCCTGAGCTGCCATCTAACCTGAGTGATTCTCTGTGAGGCTCTGGTTCTACAACTGGAGGCACATGATTATGTCTTTTTCTGTCTGAGGCACAACCTTCAAACaaatttttctgcagatttaaGTTCTTAGCTtacaatatataaaaagaatttgtACCGATGCTAAAATAGTCATTTCACGTTTACTTGGTTCTTTAAGAAAGCATTTACTGAATTAGTCTAATGagtctgtctgtctttaaaCACCTCCTTGTAGAATGCTATCACAGTCAGAACTGTCCATCCCATAACAGCTCCTGCTGGCCAAAAGAGACTTAAAGAAGTACCGTCTCTCTCTTAGCAGTTTGCTGTATCTCTGACTACTGAATATGGTAAATAACTCAGTAAATGAATGTTACAACATAGCTCTTGTTATCTGAGGTTGAGAAAACATCAGAGTACAGCAGGCCGGGGAAGTACTGCATGATACTAGAGATGTTTTCCACACTGTATGACTTCAGCAAAGAATATCCATTGAAAAGTGAAGTgtccagaaaagaaatataggCAAGCATTTGCCTATCTTTGTCGTGCACCGCAAGCAAGTCTTCTTTTTcgttgttgctgctgctgtagatGGTTACACTCTGCTCTGGAAATTGTCCCTTGACCTTGTTCACCCGGAGCTTTCGAAGTCCCCAAATGGCCAAGTATTCTGTTGGGAGAGTAGTGGTGCCACAGAAGGACAGCTTCAAATCCCACACCCTTGTGAAGTTGAGGAGCATCTCCAGCACAGAGGTGTCTGTGAACCAAATGGTCAGGTGGCTGTTGTAGGTAGTTTTTTCTATGGTAGAAGGCAGAACCGTTCTGCAATTGCACATCAAGTTTGCCAGGCAGTAATCACAGTCACGGATATCCGCCGAGCAGCTACAGTTGCGAATTGTGTTTTCCTTGGTGAAAATTAGCGTATGGTTCTTCTGACTTCTCACAAAACTGCCAGTGATGCGTATGCCAGGGAAGCCAGCCAAAATGAGAGCCAgccaaaaggagaaagcagagaaggcTATTGGCTTCATTAGTACTGGTGCCAAGCTGCCAAGTGTCTCCTCCTTTTACTCAGTGAATTATATCGCTTGGCTTTACCTactgaggaaaaacaatttctttattATACTAAAGACCACTCAACGGTTAATAttactttgcttttcccagtcattatctatctatctcatcTATTCAGGACCATATTGCAGTTTTGCAGGTTGCCCTGCATTAGAGGGGAAGCACAGCTACAccaattcagaaaaatgaattgaCTTGTGTTTGGGATTCTTCTTTCACTCTTCTTTTGCTCTAAAATGGTTTCATCTGCTTATGGGACAGCTTGGACACCCTCTTCTCTATCCAGGCAGCTCCTCAACCTGCCCAGTGTGAAGGTAAGGGCAGGACTCCTCCTgctcatttctcctttctgctttctctttgtctGCTTCCCAACAGATAGGGGTGACCAATGACCCTGTTCTCCACTGAGTGAGGCAGTCTG
This sequence is a window from Balearica regulorum gibbericeps isolate bBalReg1 chromosome 1, bBalReg1.pri, whole genome shotgun sequence. Protein-coding genes within it:
- the EPCIP gene encoding exosomal polycystin-1-interacting protein, translated to MKPIAFSAFSFWLALILAGFPGIRITGSFVRSQKNHTLIFTKENTIRNCSCSADIRDCDYCLANLMCNCRTVLPSTIEKTTYNSHLTIWFTDTSVLEMLLNFTRVWDLKLSFCGTTTLPTEYLAIWGLRKLRVNKVKGQFPEQSVTIYSSSNNEKEDLLAVHDKDRQMLAYISFLDTSLFNGYSLLKSYSVENISSIMQYFPGLLYSDVFSTSDNKSYVVTFIY